A stretch of DNA from Nitratireductor thuwali:
CCAGCCCTGCGTTGCGTATCAGGTCGAGGTCTTCGGGCCAACGATGATAGTGATCGCACGCCACCGACCCATTCTCGCCGCGCGCCGTGTTGCCCGGCGTGGCGGCGAAGGTGTCCCAGTGGGAAACGCCGCAGCCGCCGAAGCGTGAGCCCTCCATCTGGTAGCTCGACGCGGCGACGCCGAAGAGAAAATCTTTCGGGTAATCCGCCCTCCTGCAATCGATTACATCAGGTCCGCTATTCATCTGAAATCCTTTTTGAATGCTTCTGCCGTGCTGGAGGTCGGTTTGTTGGGAGGTCGCCTATACCCGGAATGCGCGGCGCCCGCCAGCGCTCTGTCTCAGCGGGCCGGTTGTTGTTCCGATCACCAGTTCGGCCTCCCACAACTCCTGCCTGGGCGCCGCATCGGCGGGCGCGTCGATCCGCTCCAGCAGAATTTCTGCCGCGCGGCGTCCCGCCTCGCGGATGGAGGAGCGCATGGCGGTGAAGAACGGGATGCCTCTGCCCCCGCCCTCGCTCGGTGCCTGGAGAAAGGAAAGGTCGTCGTCGAAGGCGATGATCGACACGTCCGTCCCCGCCTTCAGCCCCAGTTCCCCCATCGCCCGGATCACGCCCATCGCCGGCAGCACGCTCGCCACCAGGAATGCCGACGGCGGGTCGGCGCTCTCAAGCAGCTTCCTGGCGACGCGGTAGCCGTAAGGCTCCACCATGTCCGCCCCGAACATCAGGCCGGCGTCGAGCGGCACGCCCCGCGCCTGATGGGCGTCTTCATAGCCGCGCCGGCGCCTGCCGGCGAAGTTCATCGCTTCGATACCGTTGACGAGGGCGATGCGCCGGTGTCCGAGATCGAACAGGAACTCGGCCGCCCGGCAGAAGGCCCGCCGGTTGTTGACGTCCAGCCAGGAATAGTCGCTCGCCAGATCGTCGCACCGGCCATGGACGACGAATGGCAATCCGAGCGAGTTGAGCAGTGGAATGCGCGGATCGTTGGTCACCGGGCCGTGGACCACGACTCCGTCGACGCGGCTTCGGCTGGCGAAGTCGCGATAAACGTCGGCTTCATCCTCGCGGGCCACCACCTTGATCAGCATTTCATAGCCGAATTGGGCATACACCTCGCCGGCCCCCGCCATGAAGTCGGAAAAGTGCGGGTTGATCATCATGTGCTCGGCCAGCGGCACGACATGGCCGATGGCGCGGGCCTTTCCCGTGGCCAGGCTGGCTGCGCTGGCGCTCGGCCGATAGTTGAGCCGGTTGGCCGCCTCGACCACCCGGGCGCGCGTTTTCTCGTTGACTTCCGGAAAGCCGTTGAGCGCGCGCGAAACGGTGGTCGGGGAGAGTCCCAACACCTGCGAAAGCCGTTTCAGATTGACCGCTCCACGAGCCACCGACGCAATTCCCTGCCTTCAAACCGCTTTGGAACTATTTCTTATCATCTGAAACAAATCAAGGCCAGCAGCAGGATGGTGCTGGGGCTTTCACCGGCCTATCGCGAAAACTGCTGACAAATCCGTGAGTTCACTGCTGATTGCATCGACACGTCTTGACTCAACTGGCCGGAAGGTCAATGCTAGGATATCCAAAGCGCTTTGAAAGCTTTGGCAATATTGTCGACGGTGTCTCGCCGGTAAACGGCGCGGCCAGATTCGGATTTCTGGCTCTTATGCAGGAGCCGATTGTGGAGGAAACCAATGATCAGACCGAGGATTTCGGGCACGGCCGCTTGCGCGCTGACGCTGGCGCTTGCCTGCGGCGCGGCGGGAGCCCAGGAACTCAAATTCGCGCCTGGCGAGGACAATCGCTTCAACTGGGACAGTTATGAAGAGTTCAAGGCCGAGAACGATCTATCAGGGCAGGAGCTGACCATATTCGGTCCCTGGCTATCCGCCGACGAGGAACTGTTCGAGTCGATTGTGGCCTATTTCGAGGATGCGACCGGCGCGACCGTCAACTATTCCGGCTCGGATTCTTTCGAGCAGCAGATCGTCATCGACACGCAGTCTGGCAGCGCGCCCAACATAGCCATTTTCCCGCAGCCGGGCCTTGCCGCCAATCTCGCCGAAATGGGCCACCTGGCCTCGCTTGGCAGCGAGACGGCGGATTGGGTCAAGGAGAACTACGCCGCCGGCCAGTCCTGGGTCGATCTCGGTACCTATGCCGGCCAGGACGGGACAGAGAACTTCTACGCCTTCCCGTACAAGGCCGACGTCAAATCGCTGGTCTGGTACGTCCCCGAGAATTTCGAGGACGCGGGCTACGAGATCCCGGAGACCATGGAGGAGTTGAAGGCCCTCACCGAGCAGATCGCGGCGGACGGCGAGACGCCGTGGTGCATCGGCCTTGGCTCTGGCGGTGCCACCGGTTGGCCGGCGACCGACTGGGTCGAGGACATGCTGCTGCGGACGCAGCCGCCGGAGGTCTATGACCAATGGGTCGCCAACGAGATTCCTTTCGATGACGAGCGTATCGTCGCCGCGATCGAGGAATTCGGCTGGTTCGCCCGCAATGAAGACTTCGTCGACGGCGGCACCGAGGGCGTCGTTTCCACGGATTTCCGCGACAGCCCCAAGGGCCTCTTCTCCTCGCCGCCCAAATGCTACATGCATCACCAGGCATCTTTCATTCCGAGCTTCTTTCCCGAGGGTACGGAACTCGGCCTCGACGCCGACTTCTTCTATATGCCGGCTTATGAGGGCAAGGATCTCGGCAAGCCCGTGCTCGGCGCGGGGACGGTGTTCGCCATCACCGAGGATTCCGATGCCGCGCGCGCTTTCATCGAATTCCTGAAGACGCCCGTGGCTCATGAGTTGTGGATGGCGCAGTCCGGCTTCCTGACCCCCTACACCGCGGTCAATGCCGATGCTTATGCGAACGAGCCACTCAAGAAGCAGGGCGACATCCTGGCCAGCGCCACCACCTTCCGCTTCGACGGCTCGGACCTGATGCCAGGCCGCATCGGCGCCGGCGCCTTCTGGACAGGGATGATCGACTATGTCGGCGGCAAGTCGGCCGAAGATGTCGCGTCGGACATCCAGAAGGAATGGGAAGCGATCAAGTAGCAAGAGCAGATCGAAGGGGGCGGTGCGCCGCCCCCTTCGCCTCTGTTTCCGGCAGAACAAGAAGAACGCGTGAGCCGAGGGGAGAAACGTGGCTATTTCAGGAACAATGGCGCCTTCGCCGCCTACCGCCCTGTCGCGGCTGATCTCGCATCTCGTCACGGCGCTTCTGACACTCGTCATCATGATCGCCGGCATCGTGATCAGTGTCGCGATAGCCGTCGCCGCCTTCGCCGCCATCAGCCTCCTGCTCCCCGATATCAAGCTGTTGACCGCCACCTTGGTGATGATCCTCGGCGTCGCCGCCTGCTTCGGCTATTTCTGGGGCTCAAACAAGCTTCTCGACACCCTCTATCCTGCCCGCGGCGAGAATGTCGGCGCCAATCTGACCAAGGCAAACGCCATCCGGCCATGGCTCTTCCTGGGCCCCGCGATCGTCATTCTGGGCCTCTATCTGGTCTACCCGGTCGTCAACACGGTGATCCTCAGTTTCCACGGGCCGAGCGGTGAACACTGGATCGGTCTTTCGAACTATCGCTGGCTGGCTGGCGACCCCGCATTCCGCGAAAGCATGCGCAACAATATACTCTGGCTGCTCGTCGTGCCTGCCGCCGCCACCTTCTTCGGCCTCATATCGGCGGCGCTCACCGACCGCATTTCCTGGGGCAACGTGGCCAAGAGCCTCATCTTCATGCCGATGGCCATTTCCTTCATCGGCGCCAGCGTCATCTGGAAATTCATCTACGATTATCGCGCAGCCGGCTCGGAACAGATTGGCCT
This window harbors:
- a CDS encoding substrate-binding domain-containing protein → MARGAVNLKRLSQVLGLSPTTVSRALNGFPEVNEKTRARVVEAANRLNYRPSASAASLATGKARAIGHVVPLAEHMMINPHFSDFMAGAGEVYAQFGYEMLIKVVAREDEADVYRDFASRSRVDGVVVHGPVTNDPRIPLLNSLGLPFVVHGRCDDLASDYSWLDVNNRRAFCRAAEFLFDLGHRRIALVNGIEAMNFAGRRRRGYEDAHQARGVPLDAGLMFGADMVEPYGYRVARKLLESADPPSAFLVASVLPAMGVIRAMGELGLKAGTDVSIIAFDDDLSFLQAPSEGGGRGIPFFTAMRSSIREAGRRAAEILLERIDAPADAAPRQELWEAELVIGTTTGPLRQSAGGRRAFRV
- a CDS encoding sugar ABC transporter permease; translated protein: MILGVAACFGYFWGSNKLLDTLYPARGENVGANLTKANAIRPWLFLGPAIVILGLYLVYPVVNTVILSFHGPSGEHWIGLSNYRWLAGDPAFRESMRNNILWLLVVPAAATFFGLISAALTDRISWGNVAKSLIFMPMAISFIGASVIWKFIYDYRAAGSEQIGLLNAIVTSLGFEPQAWITIPFWNNFFLMVVLIWIQTGFAMVILSAALRGIPEETIEAAIIDGASPFQIFYKIKVPQIWGTIAVVWTTITILVLKVFDIVLAMTNGQWGSQVLANYMFDWMFRGLDFGRASTIALVIMAMVIPIMAWNIREARKDIK
- a CDS encoding ABC transporter substrate-binding protein — translated: MIRPRISGTAACALTLALACGAAGAQELKFAPGEDNRFNWDSYEEFKAENDLSGQELTIFGPWLSADEELFESIVAYFEDATGATVNYSGSDSFEQQIVIDTQSGSAPNIAIFPQPGLAANLAEMGHLASLGSETADWVKENYAAGQSWVDLGTYAGQDGTENFYAFPYKADVKSLVWYVPENFEDAGYEIPETMEELKALTEQIAADGETPWCIGLGSGGATGWPATDWVEDMLLRTQPPEVYDQWVANEIPFDDERIVAAIEEFGWFARNEDFVDGGTEGVVSTDFRDSPKGLFSSPPKCYMHHQASFIPSFFPEGTELGLDADFFYMPAYEGKDLGKPVLGAGTVFAITEDSDAARAFIEFLKTPVAHELWMAQSGFLTPYTAVNADAYANEPLKKQGDILASATTFRFDGSDLMPGRIGAGAFWTGMIDYVGGKSAEDVASDIQKEWEAIK